The DNA region GAGCCGTCTTCTTTTGCCTCCTACGGCACCTGGGCGCGTACTGCCGATAAACTGGTGCTGACCGACAGTCAGGGCGAGAAATCCTGGTATCGTGCGAAAGGAGACGCGCTGGAGATGCTGGATCGGGAGGGGAATCCTATCGAGTCTCAGTTCAACTATACGCTTGCGCCAGTGAAATCGAGCCTGCCAGTGACGCCGATGGCGATGCGTGGCATGTATTTCTATATGGCGGATGCCGCGACCTTTACCGACTGTGCGACCGGAAAGCGAGTTTCCGTTGCCAGTAACGCGGAGCTGGAGCGCGGTTATCTTGCAGCGCGTGGCGCCAGTGAAAAACCGGTGCTGTTGTCTGTCGAAGGGCACTTCACGCTGGAGGCGAATCCGGATACCCATGAGCCAGTGAAAACGCTGATGGCCGATAAAGAAATTAAATTTATTCCGGGTAAGAGCTGCACCGACTGAGAGGCTGACTGAAAGATAGCTGCCCGGTTACCCGGGCAGCTATCGTCTTATCTGTGATGATGCTATTGCCGTCCCGTGCTTAGCGCGTCAGTCCTACAAAACGTCCCGTCTTGATATAAATCCCTAACTTCAAATGGCCGACATAACGTAGCTGTGTTTCTGGCTTAAACGCAGCAACATCGCCTTCCCGCATGTGCATCAGATCGGCAGGGCTTATCCAGCCCGATTGCGCCAGAGTCAGCGGATGTCCCGCTTTAGCAAACGCGTCGGTGACGAACTCGGAACAAAACCACGCCGTTTTCTCTCCCTCACGCGTGTCACTCAATTGCGCTTTCGCCAGCCCGCTGACGCACTGCTGTCGGAAATCTTCCGAAAAGGGGTTAAGCGAACACATCTGGCGGGTCATCATAAACGGAATGAATTCAGCGATACCGCGATAGTTGTAGCCGCTGTTTTTGATTTTGTAGGAGAAGGTTTTGATCTCAGCGGCCTGCTGCGGGGTCAGTTCCGGAACTCTTAGGGCAAAAAGCTTATCGCTATGCTTCATCGCTTGTTCGAGCGAAACGATTTGCACGCCGGCACCGGTGGCTTCCGCTACTTCATTATTTCCCAGGTAGACGGCAACGTGGCTTACGGAAGCGTTACTGAATGCGCGGATGCCTAATGAGGTAACCCCAAGGCTGGAGGAGAACAGGAGATCGCCTGGCTTAAGATCGGCATCGGTGATTTCGACCAGTGCTTTATTGGTGAATGAGCTCTGGCGCTGGAATTTAACCGCCCATTTTTGGGATTGCGCATCAATGGCGGTGGCGGATTTATCCGGTGGGCTGACGTCAACGGTGCAGGACGAAAGCAAAAGCAGGCAAGGGAGGAACAGACGGTAATACGTCGTTGGTTTAGCCATTTTATACAATCCATGTAAAAAAGAGGCCCTGAAAATCAGAGCCTCTTATGACATCAGCCTTTAATCTGTTTAACCAGATAGTTGACGATGTCGCCGGTTTTTATTAGCTGTTTCTCGCCATTGCGACGGTATTTGTATTCAATATCGTCGTTGTCGAGGTTACGGTCGCCCAGCACGATAGTGTGCGGAATCCCGATCAGTTCCATATCCG from Citrobacter amalonaticus Y19 includes:
- a CDS encoding YaeF family permuted papain-like enzyme, translated to MAKPTTYYRLFLPCLLLLSSCTVDVSPPDKSATAIDAQSQKWAVKFQRQSSFTNKALVEITDADLKPGDLLFSSSLGVTSLGIRAFSNASVSHVAVYLGNNEVAEATGAGVQIVSLEQAMKHSDKLFALRVPELTPQQAAEIKTFSYKIKNSGYNYRGIAEFIPFMMTRQMCSLNPFSEDFRQQCVSGLAKAQLSDTREGEKTAWFCSEFVTDAFAKAGHPLTLAQSGWISPADLMHMREGDVAAFKPETQLRYVGHLKLGIYIKTGRFVGLTR
- the nlpE gene encoding envelope stress response activation lipoprotein NlpE (NlpE, an outer membrane lipoprotein, interacts directly with CpxA, the sensor histidine kinase of the Cpx system for response to envelope stress.), which gives rise to MKKTLLSAMAAFTLFALIGCNNRSDVDVIQPTQIAELTPMQQSWRGILPCADCEGIETSLFLEKDGTWVMNERYQGVREEPSSFASYGTWARTADKLVLTDSQGEKSWYRAKGDALEMLDREGNPIESQFNYTLAPVKSSLPVTPMAMRGMYFYMADAATFTDCATGKRVSVASNAELERGYLAARGASEKPVLLSVEGHFTLEANPDTHEPVKTLMADKEIKFIPGKSCTD